Proteins from a genomic interval of Gordonia sp. SL306:
- a CDS encoding bifunctional [glutamine synthetase] adenylyltransferase/[glutamine synthetase]-adenylyl-L-tyrosine phosphorylase: MTSLRGRGRVPSAGRLGLLETTAPGHLAELGWDNDDSVDVLWALSRAPDADLALRALIRLKGAAGADDWAEADDRIRTDTGFRGRLFAVLGASDALGDHMVAEPSSWRLLIGSTLPSVDEMNERMLASVGASPEPGALEAGNKVYRAAVTGPKSVVALRTAYRNLLLQLAAHDVAPTVQDEPVIYLPEVGGFLSDLADAALTAALAVAVAEVCGDDPLSVRLAIIAMGKCGARELNYVSDVDVVFVSEPADGVAARIAGEVMRVGSLAFFEVDAALRPEGKAGALTRTLESHVAYYRRWAKTWEFQALLKARAMTGDMGLADEYLAAVSPMVWTAAEREDFVPETQAMRRRVESLVPEELRERNLKLGSGSLRDVEFAVQLLQMVHGRVDEEIRVKATVDALSALTAGGYVGRDDGANLTASYQFLRALEHRLQLQRLSRTHLLPAFEDEGNMRWLARAAHIRQEGDRDATGVLREELKRHKSRIRRLHEKLFYRPLLDAATRFNTDELTLSDKSAERRLSALGYAKPERALSHIRALASAAGRRGQIQLLILPSLLEWIGNTPDPDAGLLNYRRLCDVMDKEEWFIRLLRDDGVVAERLMHVLGTSEYIANLLMRSPEVIHLYSDGANGPKLCEVQPEDVARGLIASTVRQPDLKRAVAAARSHRRFELARVASADILGMMDVPAVCAALSSVWASVLNAALTVVIAESERDRGTPAPARIAVIGMGRLGGGELGYGSDADVLFVCEPEPDVDEASAVRWSQTIAEKVRSMLGSPSEDPPLEVDTGLRPEGRNGPVVRTLAAYAAYYDQWAQPWEIQALLRAHQVAGDDQLGIDFLHMADRIRYPEGGVSGEAVKEIRRIKARVDSERLPRGADPATHTKLGRGGLADIEWTVQLIQLRYAHSYPSLHNTSTLQSLDAIGAAELLGENDVSLLKEAWLTATNARNALVLVRGKPVDQLPAPGRQLRAVAYAAGWPEDQAAEFLENYLRITRRAKTVVRKVFGA; this comes from the coding sequence GTGACTTCCCTTCGCGGCCGTGGCCGCGTACCCAGTGCCGGGCGTCTCGGGCTGCTCGAGACCACCGCCCCGGGTCACCTCGCCGAACTGGGGTGGGACAACGACGATTCGGTCGATGTGCTGTGGGCCCTGTCTCGTGCGCCCGACGCCGATCTCGCCCTCCGGGCGCTGATCCGTCTCAAGGGTGCGGCCGGTGCCGACGATTGGGCCGAGGCCGACGATCGGATCCGCACCGACACGGGATTTCGTGGACGGCTGTTCGCGGTCCTCGGGGCCTCCGACGCACTCGGCGATCACATGGTGGCCGAACCGTCGAGCTGGCGCCTGCTGATCGGCTCGACGCTGCCGTCGGTCGACGAGATGAACGAACGCATGCTGGCGTCGGTCGGTGCCTCCCCGGAGCCGGGCGCGCTCGAGGCGGGCAACAAGGTCTATCGTGCGGCGGTCACCGGCCCCAAGTCCGTGGTCGCGTTGCGGACCGCCTATCGGAATCTGTTGCTGCAGTTGGCGGCCCACGACGTCGCGCCGACCGTCCAAGACGAGCCGGTGATCTATCTGCCCGAGGTCGGCGGGTTCCTCTCGGATCTCGCGGATGCGGCCCTCACCGCGGCACTGGCGGTGGCCGTCGCCGAGGTGTGCGGCGACGATCCGCTCTCGGTGCGGCTGGCGATCATCGCGATGGGCAAATGTGGTGCGCGTGAGCTGAACTACGTCAGCGATGTCGACGTCGTGTTCGTCAGTGAACCCGCGGACGGAGTGGCCGCGCGGATCGCCGGCGAGGTGATGCGGGTCGGATCGTTGGCCTTCTTCGAGGTCGACGCCGCGCTACGGCCGGAAGGGAAGGCAGGCGCGCTGACCCGCACCCTCGAGTCGCATGTCGCGTACTACCGCCGCTGGGCCAAGACGTGGGAATTCCAGGCCTTGCTCAAGGCGCGCGCGATGACCGGCGACATGGGACTCGCCGACGAATACCTGGCCGCGGTCAGCCCGATGGTGTGGACGGCGGCCGAGCGCGAGGACTTCGTGCCGGAGACCCAGGCGATGCGTCGCCGCGTCGAGTCACTCGTCCCGGAGGAACTGCGCGAGCGCAACCTCAAGCTCGGCAGTGGGAGCCTGCGCGACGTCGAGTTCGCCGTCCAGCTCCTGCAGATGGTGCACGGCCGAGTCGACGAGGAGATCCGCGTCAAGGCGACCGTCGATGCACTGAGTGCGCTGACGGCCGGCGGCTATGTCGGTCGCGACGACGGTGCGAATCTCACCGCCTCCTACCAGTTCCTGCGTGCGCTGGAACATCGGCTGCAGCTGCAGCGGCTGTCGCGGACCCACCTCCTGCCGGCCTTCGAGGACGAGGGGAACATGCGCTGGCTCGCCCGGGCCGCGCACATTCGTCAGGAGGGCGACCGGGATGCGACCGGTGTGCTGCGGGAGGAGCTCAAGCGCCACAAGTCACGCATCCGCAGGTTGCACGAGAAGCTCTTCTACCGCCCGCTGCTCGACGCGGCCACGCGCTTCAACACCGACGAGCTGACGCTCTCCGACAAGTCGGCCGAACGTCGACTGTCGGCTCTCGGATATGCGAAACCCGAACGCGCACTGAGCCATATCCGCGCACTGGCATCCGCGGCCGGTCGTCGTGGGCAGATCCAGCTGCTGATCCTGCCGTCGCTGCTCGAGTGGATCGGGAACACCCCGGACCCCGATGCAGGCCTGCTGAACTATCGCCGACTGTGCGACGTGATGGACAAAGAGGAGTGGTTCATCCGGCTGTTGCGCGACGACGGCGTCGTCGCCGAGCGGCTGATGCACGTGCTGGGGACGTCGGAGTACATCGCCAACCTGCTGATGCGGTCACCCGAGGTGATCCATCTCTATTCGGATGGTGCCAACGGTCCCAAGCTGTGTGAGGTGCAGCCCGAGGATGTCGCCCGCGGACTCATCGCGTCGACGGTGCGCCAGCCGGATCTCAAACGTGCGGTGGCCGCGGCCCGGTCGCACCGGCGCTTCGAACTCGCCCGGGTGGCCTCCGCCGACATCCTCGGCATGATGGACGTGCCTGCGGTGTGCGCGGCGCTGTCGTCGGTGTGGGCATCGGTCCTCAACGCCGCCCTCACCGTCGTGATCGCCGAGTCGGAGCGTGACCGCGGGACCCCGGCTCCCGCCCGCATCGCGGTGATCGGCATGGGCCGTTTGGGCGGCGGCGAACTCGGATACGGATCCGACGCGGACGTGCTGTTCGTCTGCGAGCCGGAGCCCGATGTCGACGAGGCGTCTGCGGTCCGCTGGTCGCAGACGATCGCGGAGAAGGTCCGCTCGATGCTGGGATCGCCCAGCGAGGATCCGCCGCTGGAAGTGGACACCGGCCTGCGCCCGGAGGGGCGCAACGGCCCGGTGGTGCGAACGCTCGCCGCGTACGCGGCCTACTACGACCAGTGGGCGCAGCCGTGGGAGATCCAGGCGTTGCTTCGGGCACATCAGGTCGCAGGCGACGATCAGCTCGGAATCGACTTCCTGCACATGGCCGATCGCATCCGCTACCCCGAGGGCGGGGTGTCGGGTGAGGCGGTCAAGGAGATCCGGCGGATCAAGGCCCGCGTCGATTCCGAGCGGTTGCCGCGTGGTGCCGATCCGGCGACCCACACCAAACTGGGTCGTGGCGGGCTCGCGGACATCGAATGGACCGTGCAGCTCATCCAGTTGCGGTACGCCCACAGTTACCCGTCGTTGCACAACACGTCCACCTTGCAGTCCCTCGACGCCATCGGCGCCGCAGAGTTGTTGGGGGAGAACGACGTATCGCTCCTGAAGGAAGCCTGGCTGACCGCGACCAATGCGCGCAACGCCCTGGTACTGGTCCGTGGCAAGCCGGTCGATCAGCTCCCCGCGCCGGGCAGACAGTTGCGGGCCGTCGCCTATGCGGCCGGCTGGCCCGAGGATCAGGCGGCGGAGTTCCTGGAGAACTATCTGCGCATCACCCGTCGGGCGAAGACCGTGGTGCGCAAGGTGTTCGGGGCGTGA
- a CDS encoding GlsB/YeaQ/YmgE family stress response membrane protein, whose translation MSGWQSWLASTLLGLLGALLGYWVFTGLFGIGDDDKFDWGGIIGALIGSIIVVAIGSAIIKRSRAPRA comes from the coding sequence ATGAGCGGATGGCAGTCGTGGCTCGCCTCGACGCTCCTCGGCCTGCTCGGTGCGCTCCTCGGCTATTGGGTCTTCACCGGTCTGTTCGGTATCGGCGACGACGACAAGTTCGACTGGGGCGGCATCATCGGCGCCCTGATCGGCTCGATCATCGTCGTCGCGATCGGTTCGGCCATCATCAAGCGATCCCGCGCGCCGCGCGCCTGA
- a CDS encoding amino acid permease encodes MADVPNNPAMKSAGATYTHAEDGYFEKRQLKRSAGFWGIWGIGIAAVISGDFSGWNYGIGQAGWGGLGIAALIIVVMYFGMLFSIGEMSAAMPHTGGAYSFARAAMGPWGGFVTGFAETIEYVFTTGVVVYFSASYADAITDDLFGLSMPAWVWWIILYAIFIALNSWGAEASFKFAIVVAVVSIGILVLFAILAFANGAVDFGKLLDIDPDSSKAGSSDFLPFGVMGILYALPFAMWFFLGIEELPLAAEEAHEPTRDIPRAGIWGMVTLVGCAAIVFFLNPAVTGSAALGDSGEPLLDGFRAFLPSGWASVLSAFALIGLLASLQGIMYAYGRNLYSLSRAGYYPKVLSLTGSRQTPYVALIAGAVVGFIALLVIEYWISGAGAIVLNIAVWGAVLAYMLQMVSFVLLRRKYPNARRPYKSPAGITGAVIAFVIAAITFIGVLINPDYRDAVIAIVVFYAIGLLIFGLYGRHRLVLSPEEEYAVTGGLHGFDPEQEGLGGTIEDEILKGRTD; translated from the coding sequence ATGGCAGATGTCCCGAACAACCCGGCGATGAAATCGGCGGGCGCCACCTACACCCACGCCGAGGATGGCTATTTCGAGAAGCGTCAACTCAAACGCAGCGCCGGCTTCTGGGGTATCTGGGGTATCGGGATCGCCGCGGTGATCTCGGGCGACTTCTCCGGCTGGAACTACGGGATCGGCCAGGCGGGCTGGGGCGGGCTCGGCATCGCCGCGCTGATCATCGTCGTCATGTACTTCGGCATGCTGTTCTCGATCGGCGAGATGTCGGCGGCCATGCCCCACACCGGTGGCGCATATTCGTTCGCGCGTGCGGCGATGGGCCCGTGGGGTGGATTCGTCACGGGCTTCGCCGAGACCATCGAGTATGTGTTCACCACCGGCGTCGTGGTCTATTTCTCCGCCTCCTACGCCGACGCCATCACTGACGACCTGTTCGGCCTCAGCATGCCTGCGTGGGTCTGGTGGATCATCCTCTACGCGATCTTCATCGCGCTGAACTCCTGGGGAGCCGAGGCGTCGTTCAAGTTCGCGATCGTGGTGGCCGTCGTGTCGATCGGCATCCTGGTGCTCTTCGCCATCCTCGCGTTCGCCAATGGCGCAGTCGATTTCGGCAAGCTCCTCGACATCGACCCGGACAGCTCCAAGGCGGGTTCGAGTGACTTCCTGCCGTTCGGCGTGATGGGCATCCTCTACGCACTGCCGTTCGCCATGTGGTTCTTCCTGGGCATAGAAGAACTCCCGCTGGCCGCCGAGGAGGCCCACGAACCCACCCGCGACATCCCGCGTGCGGGCATCTGGGGCATGGTGACCCTCGTCGGGTGCGCGGCCATCGTCTTCTTCCTCAACCCGGCGGTGACCGGGTCCGCCGCGCTGGGCGACTCCGGGGAGCCACTGCTCGACGGATTCCGCGCTTTCCTGCCGTCGGGCTGGGCGTCGGTGTTGTCGGCGTTCGCGCTGATCGGATTGCTGGCGAGCCTGCAGGGCATCATGTACGCCTACGGCCGCAACCTCTACTCGCTGAGTCGGGCCGGCTACTACCCGAAGGTGCTCTCGCTCACCGGGTCCCGCCAGACGCCGTACGTCGCCCTCATCGCAGGCGCCGTCGTCGGCTTCATCGCATTGCTGGTCATCGAATACTGGATCTCCGGCGCCGGCGCGATCGTGCTGAACATCGCGGTGTGGGGCGCGGTGCTGGCGTACATGCTGCAGATGGTCTCGTTCGTCCTGCTGCGCCGGAAGTACCCGAACGCCCGCCGCCCCTACAAGAGCCCGGCGGGCATCACCGGCGCGGTGATCGCGTTCGTCATCGCGGCCATCACCTTCATCGGCGTACTCATCAACCCGGATTACCGCGACGCGGTGATCGCGATCGTCGTGTTCTACGCGATCGGGTTGCTCATCTTCGGGCTGTACGGACGCCACCGACTGGTCCTGTCACCCGAGGAGGAGTACGCGGTCACGGGCGGCCTGCACGGATTCGACCCCGAGCAGGAAGGTCTCGGCGGAACCATCGAGGACGAGATCCTGAAGGGTCGCACCGACTGA
- a CDS encoding phage holin family protein, which translates to MIRIIIRTLVYLISAALGLLVATWILDDMHVHAGGFLLAVVIFAAAQLILSPFIVKFVRRNAEAFLGGVGLVSTFVALLLANLLGSDGIEIHGIPTWIGATVITWLVTAVGTLLVPFFLAKAGIERARENRADSAR; encoded by the coding sequence ATGATCCGCATAATCATCCGTACGCTCGTCTACTTGATCTCCGCCGCCCTCGGGCTGCTGGTGGCGACGTGGATCCTCGATGACATGCACGTCCACGCAGGCGGATTCCTCCTCGCGGTCGTGATCTTCGCTGCCGCCCAACTCATCCTCAGCCCGTTCATCGTGAAGTTCGTCCGGCGCAACGCCGAGGCGTTTCTCGGCGGAGTCGGGCTGGTGTCGACCTTCGTGGCCCTGCTGCTCGCAAATCTGCTCGGCAGTGACGGCATCGAGATCCACGGCATCCCGACCTGGATCGGGGCGACGGTGATCACCTGGCTGGTGACCGCAGTCGGCACGCTCCTCGTGCCCTTCTTCCTGGCGAAGGCCGGCATCGAGCGCGCCCGCGAGAACCGGGCGGACTCCGCCCGCTAG
- the glnA gene encoding type I glutamate--ammonia ligase — protein sequence MYSSKEELLEGIKKEGVEYVDIRFCDLPGVMQHFSIPASAFTEDVFEDGLAFDGSSVRGFQSIDESDMMLLPDPATARIDPFRHAKTMNISFFVHDPFTREAYSRDPRNVARKAEDYLASTGIADTCFFGAEAEFYIFDGVSFDSQMNGTFYEVESESGWWNTGSPTDPDGSPNLGYKVRPKGGYFPVAPYDHYVDLRDEMSTNLSNAGFELERGHHEVGTGGQAEINYKFNTLLHAADDVLLFKYIIKNTAYANGKTVTFMPKPLFGDNGSGMHAHQSLWKDGKPLFHDEAGYAGLSDLARYYIGGILHHAPSLLAFTNPTVNSYKRLVPGYEAPINLVYSQRNRSACVRIPITGNNPKAKRLEFRCPDSSGNPYLAFAAMMMAGLDGIKNKIEPHEPVDKDLYELPPEEAKGIPQAPTSLGAVIDKLEEDHEYLTAGGVFTEDLIETWIALKRENEIEPVQIRPHPYEFALYYDC from the coding sequence GTGTACAGCAGCAAAGAAGAACTTCTCGAGGGCATCAAGAAAGAGGGCGTCGAGTACGTCGACATCCGTTTCTGCGACCTGCCCGGTGTGATGCAGCACTTCTCGATCCCGGCCTCGGCGTTCACCGAGGACGTGTTCGAGGACGGGCTGGCGTTCGACGGTTCGTCGGTCCGCGGCTTCCAGTCGATCGACGAGTCCGACATGATGCTGCTGCCCGACCCGGCCACCGCGCGGATCGATCCCTTCCGCCACGCCAAGACGATGAACATCAGCTTCTTCGTCCACGACCCGTTCACCCGCGAGGCCTACAGCCGCGACCCGCGTAACGTCGCGCGCAAGGCCGAGGACTACCTGGCCTCCACCGGTATCGCCGACACCTGCTTCTTCGGCGCCGAGGCCGAGTTCTACATCTTCGACGGCGTCTCCTTCGACTCGCAGATGAACGGCACCTTCTACGAGGTCGAGTCGGAGTCGGGCTGGTGGAACACCGGCTCACCCACCGATCCGGACGGCAGCCCGAACCTCGGCTACAAGGTCCGACCGAAGGGCGGCTACTTCCCCGTCGCGCCGTACGACCACTACGTCGACCTGCGCGATGAGATGTCGACCAACCTGAGCAACGCCGGTTTCGAGCTCGAGCGCGGCCACCACGAGGTGGGCACCGGCGGTCAGGCCGAGATCAACTACAAGTTCAACACCCTGCTGCATGCGGCCGACGATGTGTTGCTCTTCAAATACATCATCAAGAACACCGCGTACGCGAACGGCAAGACCGTCACCTTCATGCCGAAACCGCTCTTCGGCGACAACGGCTCGGGCATGCACGCCCACCAGTCGCTGTGGAAGGACGGCAAGCCGCTGTTCCACGACGAGGCCGGCTACGCGGGTCTCTCGGACCTGGCGCGCTACTACATCGGCGGCATCCTGCACCACGCGCCGTCGCTGCTGGCCTTCACCAACCCGACGGTGAACTCCTACAAGCGTCTGGTCCCGGGCTACGAGGCCCCGATCAATCTGGTCTACAGCCAGCGCAACCGCAGCGCCTGCGTGCGCATCCCGATCACCGGCAACAACCCGAAGGCCAAGCGCCTCGAGTTCCGTTGCCCGGACAGCTCGGGCAACCCGTACCTGGCGTTCGCCGCGATGATGATGGCCGGACTCGACGGCATCAAGAACAAGATCGAGCCGCACGAGCCCGTCGACAAGGACCTCTACGAGCTCCCGCCGGAGGAGGCCAAGGGCATCCCGCAGGCACCGACCTCGCTGGGCGCGGTCATCGACAAGCTCGAAGAGGATCACGAATACCTCACCGCCGGTGGCGTGTTCACCGAGGATCTCATCGAGACCTGGATCGCACTCAAGCGTGAGAACGAGATCGAGCCGGTGCAGATCCGTCCGCACCCGTACGAGTTCGCGCTCTACTACGACTGCTGA
- a CDS encoding TetR/AcrR family transcriptional regulator C-terminal domain-containing protein, with product MTSTDGTAQPAIPRYLALLWGREDPTPRRGPRPTLSVRDIGVAAVAIADEHGVEAASMKAIAAALGLTTMSLYRYVDSKDDVVEVMVDTAYGPADPDLTSTGTWRERLTAWALAAATGLRDRPWLAAIPLRRPPAGPNVLSWTDSGVRAFAETGLTGQQKLSALLLVDGFVRQHVRQASQMGMLDGSDVSVGSSYEAMVAEFVDEDRLPNLAAVIAGEGHDDDDFFTAELTFGLGVILDGLDALIGSV from the coding sequence ATGACCTCGACGGACGGCACCGCGCAACCCGCGATCCCGCGCTACCTGGCACTGCTGTGGGGCCGCGAGGACCCCACCCCGCGGCGCGGTCCGCGCCCGACACTCAGCGTGCGCGACATCGGTGTCGCGGCCGTGGCGATCGCCGACGAACACGGTGTCGAGGCGGCGTCGATGAAGGCGATCGCGGCCGCACTCGGCCTCACCACCATGTCGCTGTACCGGTACGTCGACAGCAAGGACGACGTCGTCGAGGTGATGGTCGACACCGCCTACGGCCCCGCAGACCCGGACCTGACGTCGACCGGCACGTGGCGTGAGCGGCTCACCGCGTGGGCCCTCGCGGCCGCGACCGGGCTCCGCGACCGCCCCTGGCTCGCCGCGATCCCGCTCCGCAGGCCCCCGGCGGGGCCGAATGTGCTGTCCTGGACCGATTCCGGGGTTCGGGCATTCGCCGAGACCGGCCTCACGGGCCAACAGAAGCTGAGCGCATTGCTGCTGGTGGACGGATTCGTCCGGCAACATGTGCGCCAGGCGAGTCAGATGGGGATGCTCGACGGATCCGACGTCAGCGTCGGTAGCAGTTACGAGGCGATGGTCGCCGAGTTCGTCGACGAGGACCGATTACCGAACCTGGCTGCGGTCATCGCCGGTGAAGGTCATGACGACGACGACTTCTTCACCGCCGAACTGACCTTCGGGCTCGGAGTCATCCTCGACGGCCTCGACGCGCTCATCGGATCGGTCTGA
- a CDS encoding RDD family protein: MGRATGSWLSGPPVGPSGADVEYRGQDLGLPESGPGALAGGWQRTAALLVDWLLAGGISLLFVSFGSPTLGTTVLGVWFVLGVVAVTFFGFTPGQFALGLRVARVDFGPDRAEAEATGKVPFAAVGILRTLGRQVLIVFLVPAVINDYNGRAMHDRATGTALVRTR, encoded by the coding sequence ATGGGCAGGGCCACCGGATCCTGGCTGTCGGGCCCGCCCGTCGGGCCCAGCGGTGCCGACGTCGAGTATCGAGGTCAAGACCTCGGTCTCCCCGAATCCGGGCCAGGCGCACTCGCCGGCGGCTGGCAACGCACCGCGGCCCTGCTCGTCGACTGGTTGCTGGCAGGCGGGATCTCCTTGCTGTTCGTGTCCTTCGGTTCCCCGACGCTGGGGACGACCGTGCTCGGCGTCTGGTTCGTCCTCGGGGTGGTCGCGGTCACCTTCTTCGGCTTCACCCCGGGTCAGTTCGCGCTCGGACTCCGGGTCGCCCGGGTCGACTTCGGTCCCGACCGCGCGGAGGCGGAAGCAACCGGCAAGGTCCCGTTCGCGGCCGTCGGCATCCTGCGGACGCTCGGCAGGCAGGTGCTCATCGTGTTCCTGGTCCCCGCGGTGATCAACGACTACAACGGCCGGGCCATGCACGATCGCGCCACCGGGACGGCATTGGTCCGGACCCGCTGA
- a CDS encoding endonuclease/exonuclease/phosphatase family protein — MGRLIRFVLMLAGWVLLAAAAVAVWLHHSPSRGQLSLYLTSAVPFALVAAVSALVIFAATRRWILLTLAILVSAALCYTQVPLARAQDAPAGHPVTVVTANMLFGGADVDALAREVAAVDADVVSVQEVTPDALARLRASPIGRQLPFTFALPGPTAVGTAMFSRTPLSGQDDIEGTALHNLTAVSDLPGAARTRVLAVHPGAPLPGRTNVWRSDLDLLGAYLRALPPGRMIAAGDFNATWDHAGYRNLLRGGIVDATDQAGAGFRPTYPTDRFGGRPVIAIDHVISRGFVATSLRTFDLPGSDHRAVVVTLVPT; from the coding sequence ATCGGCCGACTCATCCGGTTCGTCCTGATGCTTGCCGGATGGGTTCTGCTCGCCGCTGCCGCGGTAGCTGTCTGGCTGCACCATTCTCCGTCACGCGGGCAACTCAGCCTGTACCTGACCAGCGCGGTTCCCTTCGCGCTCGTCGCCGCGGTGTCGGCACTGGTGATCTTCGCGGCCACCCGGCGATGGATTCTGCTGACACTCGCGATCCTGGTATCGGCGGCGCTCTGCTACACGCAGGTGCCGTTGGCGCGGGCCCAGGATGCCCCTGCGGGTCATCCGGTCACCGTTGTCACCGCGAACATGCTGTTCGGTGGCGCCGATGTGGACGCGTTGGCCAGGGAGGTCGCCGCCGTCGACGCGGACGTCGTATCGGTGCAGGAGGTGACGCCGGACGCGTTGGCGCGGCTGCGGGCGAGCCCGATCGGTCGTCAGCTGCCGTTCACCTTCGCGCTGCCGGGCCCCACGGCGGTCGGTACCGCCATGTTCAGTCGCACCCCGCTGTCTGGTCAGGACGACATCGAGGGCACCGCACTGCACAACCTCACCGCCGTGAGCGACCTGCCGGGTGCAGCGCGCACCCGGGTGCTCGCGGTGCACCCGGGCGCACCGCTGCCGGGACGAACGAACGTCTGGCGTAGCGATCTCGACCTCCTCGGGGCGTATCTGCGTGCACTGCCGCCGGGCCGGATGATCGCGGCGGGAGACTTCAACGCGACCTGGGACCATGCCGGTTACCGCAATCTGTTGCGCGGCGGGATCGTCGACGCCACGGATCAGGCGGGTGCCGGGTTCCGGCCGACGTATCCGACCGACCGCTTCGGTGGTCGCCCGGTGATCGCCATCGATCACGTCATCAGCCGCGGATTCGTCGCGACGTCGTTGCGGACCTTCGACCTGCCGGGTTCCGATCATCGCGCAGTGGTGGTAACACTGGTGCCAACATGA
- a CDS encoding heme oxygenase (biliverdin-producing) — protein MTPFEETGRAAQAEPRPLLSESLRAATAEAHDRAERAVFVDDLMSGRLDAGGYRRMASQLYFVYRALESVADTLSGDAVAGPVVDERLRRLPRLAADLAILGVDPATLRPLPGVSAYVAAIEATRDDPPRFVAHHYTRYLGDLSGGQVIRSRMKLHYGIAEDALSFYAFDEIGKLKRYKDSYRETLDDLPLDDQQVASLIAEAVAAFGHNERLFAELAG, from the coding sequence ATGACCCCTTTCGAAGAGACCGGCCGCGCCGCGCAGGCCGAGCCGCGGCCGTTGCTGTCCGAGAGCCTCCGTGCCGCCACCGCAGAGGCACACGACCGTGCGGAGCGGGCCGTCTTCGTCGACGACCTGATGTCGGGCCGGCTCGACGCAGGGGGATATAGGCGGATGGCCTCCCAGCTCTATTTCGTCTACCGGGCGCTGGAATCCGTCGCGGACACCCTGTCCGGCGACGCGGTGGCGGGACCCGTCGTCGACGAGCGACTACGCCGTCTCCCTCGGCTCGCCGCCGACCTCGCGATCCTCGGCGTCGATCCGGCGACCCTCCGGCCGCTACCCGGAGTGTCTGCGTACGTGGCCGCGATCGAGGCCACCCGCGACGACCCGCCTCGATTCGTGGCTCACCACTACACGCGCTATCTCGGGGATCTGAGTGGCGGTCAGGTCATCCGCAGCCGCATGAAACTGCACTACGGCATCGCCGAGGACGCGCTGAGCTTCTACGCCTTCGACGAGATCGGGAAACTCAAGCGGTACAAGGATTCCTATCGGGAGACCCTCGACGACCTACCGCTCGACGACCAGCAGGTCGCGTCCCTCATCGCCGAGGCGGTCGCCGCGTTCGGGCACAACGAACGGCTGTTCGCCGAACTCGCCGGCTGA